The region GGCCCTACCCCAAGCTTGCGGGTATTGGACCAACACCGTAATTAAAACACCCCTAAGTCAGTAGTGATGCCAGCACCACCTTGACATCGCTCAGTACATCGTTTATGTTAACATGCTCATCGGGTGCGTGGGCCGTTTCGCTGGTTGTCATCCAAACCGCTGCGGGTATCCCCCTCATCCTCAGGTACTTGGCGTAGGTCCCGCCACCAATACCCATGGGCTTTGCCTCCTTATTTTTAACAAGCCTTATCGCGTTGGCCAGCCTCCTCACAATCTCACTGTTGGGGTCCGTGGGTGGTGCCGGGTCCTCCCTACTAACGACCTCAACGGTGACCTTGCAGCCATGTTTGGCGCAGAATTCATTGCTTACGTTATTCACTGTGTTTAGCACATCATCCAGTGGGTATGTTGGTAATACTCTGCAGTCTATGTAGAATACGTGCTTCCCTGGTATGGTATTTACATTGCCCACGTTGGGCTCCACCTTGGTTGGTTCGAAGGTGGATTTTGGCGGTACGAAGAGCGGGTCCTCCGCTTTGAATTTCTCGTGGAGTGCCCTGTCTAATTCGAGCATTAATTCCGCCCCCAGCCTATGTGCGTTGAGTCCAAGCTCGGGTAGGCTTGCGTGGGCTTGTTTTCCATATACCGTTACCTTAATCCATAGTATGCCCTTTTCGGATACCTCTATCATGGTTCCCTCGGGATTACCAGCGTC is a window of Vulcanisaeta thermophila DNA encoding:
- a CDS encoding M20 family metallo-hydrolase, translated to MASNEINRVLRHVDELRDYVINLCREFIPIKALAPENGGDGEWDRAEYFLGIMKDLFNEVRVIEAPDPRAKRGSRPNIVGLIRGLNTERTYWVIAHMDTVPEGDKSLWTHEPFRATVINDVIYGRGVEDDGQGIVMGLTAAKALRDLGIKPPVNLGIMLAADEEVGSRYGIRYVIDKEPGLIKPTDLVLVPDAGNPEGTMIEVSEKGILWIKVTVYGKQAHASLPELGLNAHRLGAELMLELDRALHEKFKAEDPLFVPPKSTFEPTKVEPNVGNVNTIPGKHVFYIDCRVLPTYPLDDVLNTVNNVSNEFCAKHGCKVTVEVVSREDPAPPTDPNSEIVRRLANAIRLVKNKEAKPMGIGGGTYAKYLRMRGIPAAVWMTTSETAHAPDEHVNINDVLSDVKVVLASLLT